The following coding sequences lie in one Pungitius pungitius chromosome 18, fPunPun2.1, whole genome shotgun sequence genomic window:
- the LOC119227067 gene encoding transmembrane protein 250, with protein sequence MPLIPIPRRVRSFHGPHTTCMHSACGSTHASKLVRTKYNNFDLYLRSRCMYSFLRFLLYFGCSLLTSLLWVALSALFFLQYVSVRVLLRMQYKLSVILFLLGHRRLDFAVLNDLIIYSMQITMFLLGGLGWCFMVFVDM encoded by the coding sequence ATGCCTCTGATCCCCATCCCGCGGCGGGTGCGCAGCTTCCATGGCCCCCACACCACCTGCATGCACTCGGCCTGCGGGTCGACGCACGCCTCCAAGCTGGTGCGCACCAAGTACAACAACTTTGACCTTTACCTGCGCTCCCGCTGCATGTACAGCTTCCTGCGGTTCCTCCTCTACTTCGGCTGCAGCCTGCTGACCTCCCTGCTGTGGGTGGCgctctccgctctcttcttcctGCAGTACGTCAGCGTGCGCGTGCTCCTGCGGATGCAGTACAAGCTGTCCGTCATCCTGTTCTTGTTAGGTCACCGGCGCCTGGACTTTGCCGTGCTGAACGACCTGATCATCTACAGCATGCAGATCACCATGTTTCTGTTGGGGGGGCTCGGCTGGTGCTTCATGGTGTTCGTGGACATGTAA